A genomic segment from Candidatus Eremiobacterota bacterium encodes:
- a CDS encoding flagellin: MDVLSLTGGALNASLKTQNELQSLTKRLSSGLRVNSATDDPSGLAIAESLASKVSGLDEGVRQIQTANNALTVAEGAMATVGDILQRMRALVVQARSDLQSTADRSDIQSELDQLRLEIDRIAQNTSFNGRLLLDGSASSQAAQPTRVLLVENPDASGGGQIMDQSVDPNMPAVAPNAPELVQKVTVDSYDPVANALNVTVTIGSQETQFGPDQTSTVQIGNGTNAQVGFPPPTPGSPSFFQYDQNGNYVLSFNVGTLTPSDVGKEALLVTLPAQSKAPGGALNVNTGDGEGAIVSVDIAGVSSTNLGVNEVILGNDLQNQGAEYRIDYAIQTLAASRATVGAQMVSMQEAANNGNVTSVNTQAAESAIRDLNVGAATVTFTRDQVLRQFQTKIVADAEKLSQVFATLVADSIVR; encoded by the coding sequence ATGGACGTTCTTAGTCTCACCGGCGGCGCGCTCAACGCGTCGCTGAAGACGCAGAACGAGCTTCAGTCGCTCACCAAGCGGCTGTCGTCAGGTTTGCGGGTAAATTCGGCCACCGACGATCCGAGCGGGCTCGCGATCGCGGAGTCGCTCGCGTCCAAGGTGTCCGGTCTCGACGAAGGCGTCCGGCAGATTCAAACCGCGAACAACGCGCTCACCGTCGCCGAAGGCGCGATGGCGACCGTCGGCGACATCCTGCAGCGGATGCGCGCGCTGGTGGTGCAAGCGCGCAGCGATCTGCAGAGCACCGCCGACCGCTCCGACATTCAGTCGGAGCTCGATCAGCTGCGCCTCGAGATCGACCGCATCGCGCAGAACACCTCGTTCAACGGGCGGCTGCTGCTCGACGGGAGCGCGTCGAGCCAGGCGGCGCAGCCGACGCGCGTGCTGCTCGTCGAGAACCCCGATGCGTCGGGCGGCGGGCAGATCATGGACCAATCGGTCGATCCGAACATGCCGGCGGTCGCGCCGAACGCGCCGGAGCTCGTGCAGAAAGTCACGGTCGACTCGTACGATCCGGTCGCGAACGCGCTGAACGTCACCGTCACGATCGGCAGCCAAGAAACGCAGTTCGGCCCCGATCAAACCTCGACCGTGCAGATCGGCAACGGCACGAACGCGCAGGTCGGCTTTCCGCCGCCGACGCCCGGCTCGCCGAGCTTTTTCCAGTACGATCAAAACGGCAACTACGTGCTCTCGTTCAACGTCGGCACCCTTACGCCGTCCGACGTCGGCAAAGAAGCGCTGCTGGTGACGCTCCCCGCGCAGTCGAAGGCGCCGGGCGGCGCGCTGAACGTCAACACCGGCGACGGCGAAGGCGCGATCGTCTCGGTCGACATCGCGGGGGTGAGCTCGACGAACCTCGGCGTCAACGAGGTGATCCTCGGCAACGACCTCCAGAACCAAGGCGCCGAGTACCGCATCGACTACGCGATTCAAACCCTCGCCGCCAGCCGCGCGACGGTCGGCGCGCAGATGGTCTCGATGCAGGAAGCCGCCAACAACGGCAACGTGACGAGCGTGAACACGCAGGCCGCGGAGAGCGCGATTCGTGATCTCAACGTCGGCGCCGCGACGGTCACGTTCACCCGCGATCAGGTGCTGCGGCAGTTTCAGACGAAGATCGTCGCCGACGCCGAGAAGCTCTCGCAGGTCTTCGCGACGCTGGTCGCCGACTCGATCGTCCGTTGA